One part of the Cyanobacteriota bacterium genome encodes these proteins:
- the menA gene encoding 2-carboxy-1,4-naphthoquinone phytyltransferase, with amino-acid sequence MASEFADSSDASMVMPLNSPSRKKLWMAAIKPPMYSVAVMPIWVGTAIAYCQTRHLDWKIFLTFLISAILILAWENLSNDVFDAETGVDVNKANSLVNLTGNKPLIFWLATLFLVLGLTGIGAIAVWQQDLTVIGLILVCCALGYIYQGPPFRLGYKGVGEILCFFAFGPVAFTAVYYSQTKTWSGINLAASAIVGIATSLILFCSHFNQVHDDAAAGKLSPVVRLGSQRAARLLPWICGSVYGLTVLGVVTSLFPVWTLLVVVSLPAAIRLCRVIGQQYDRPETLTYCRLIAVEFQFWTGLMLGLGFVL; translated from the coding sequence ATGGCTTCTGAGTTTGCCGACTCTTCTGATGCTTCTATGGTAATGCCGCTGAATTCGCCCTCGCGCAAAAAACTGTGGATGGCAGCCATCAAGCCACCGATGTATAGCGTTGCGGTGATGCCTATTTGGGTGGGGACAGCGATCGCTTACTGCCAAACCCGACACCTTGACTGGAAGATTTTTCTGACGTTTTTAATATCTGCCATCCTGATCTTGGCATGGGAAAATCTCAGCAACGATGTCTTTGATGCAGAAACGGGAGTTGATGTCAACAAAGCCAACTCTCTTGTTAATTTGACTGGCAACAAACCGCTGATTTTCTGGCTAGCAACCCTGTTTTTAGTGCTAGGCTTGACCGGGATTGGAGCCATTGCTGTTTGGCAACAAGATCTAACGGTGATTGGGTTAATCCTCGTCTGTTGTGCATTGGGCTACATCTATCAAGGGCCGCCGTTTCGCCTCGGCTACAAAGGCGTGGGAGAAATTCTCTGTTTCTTTGCCTTTGGCCCTGTAGCGTTCACAGCGGTTTACTACAGCCAGACCAAAACTTGGTCAGGGATTAATTTAGCGGCATCAGCGATCGTGGGGATTGCCACCAGCCTCATTTTATTTTGCTCTCACTTCAATCAAGTACACGATGACGCAGCCGCAGGCAAACTGTCACCCGTGGTGCGTTTGGGTAGCCAGCGTGCCGCTCGACTGTTGCCATGGATTTGTGGTAGCGTGTACGGGCTGACGGTCTTGGGGGTAGTGACTAGCCTGTTTCCAGTATGGACGCTGTTGGTGGTGGTCAGTTTGCCTGCGGCTATCCGGTTATGTCGAGTGATTGGGCAGCAGTACGATCGCCCCGAA